Proteins from a genomic interval of Croceicoccus naphthovorans:
- a CDS encoding SDR family NAD(P)-dependent oxidoreductase: protein MRLAEAGATLVIGDLNQAEAQAVATDLTQFGGQHHGVGMDVRDHDSITALADLAVARTGQLDIWVNNAGIFPAGGVLEITDSDWGTVLAINLRGTFFGAREAALRMKQNRGVIINLASTAGFDCTNGLNPAHYVASKHAVVGLTKSLAVELGHKGIRVVGVAPTMTETDGVAAMRRRGEEVNAGLNMFASRLPLGRSGRPDDVARVVQFLASNMAGFVTGSVIPVDGGELAG, encoded by the coding sequence CTGCGTCTTGCGGAAGCGGGCGCGACGCTGGTCATCGGGGACCTTAATCAGGCCGAAGCGCAGGCGGTCGCGACCGATCTGACGCAGTTCGGCGGCCAGCATCATGGCGTCGGCATGGATGTGCGCGACCATGACTCGATCACGGCGCTTGCCGATCTGGCTGTGGCACGGACGGGCCAGCTCGACATCTGGGTGAACAATGCCGGCATCTTCCCCGCCGGCGGCGTGCTCGAAATCACCGACAGCGATTGGGGGACGGTGCTCGCCATCAACCTGCGGGGCACGTTTTTCGGCGCGCGTGAGGCGGCGTTGCGGATGAAGCAGAACAGGGGCGTGATTATCAATCTGGCGTCGACTGCCGGGTTTGATTGCACCAACGGCCTGAACCCTGCTCATTATGTGGCGTCCAAACATGCGGTGGTGGGCCTGACCAAAAGCCTTGCGGTCGAACTGGGGCACAAGGGCATTCGCGTGGTTGGCGTCGCCCCGACGATGACCGAAACGGACGGCGTCGCGGCCATGCGCCGTCGTGGCGAGGAGGTGAACGCCGGGTTGAACATGTTTGCCAGCCGCCTGCCGCTGGGACGATCGGGGCGGCCCGACGACGTTGCGCGTGTCGTCCAGTTCCTCGCGTCGAACATGGCCGGCTTTGTGACCGGCAGCGTCATTCCCGTCGATGGAGGAGAATTGGCCGGCTGA
- a CDS encoding TetR/AcrR family transcriptional regulator produces the protein MTHVRERNKAEKRERIRLAALKLFAERGYDATTLRDVAHEAHVALGTLSLYAADKRDLTLLVFNEITLEIMEHAIDLVRAADQPLDERILAFFSPFYRDWASNPRLARIFLQVNYYSGGMHGEEYQRTRRAVARQVELLVEDAIRKGEINPGETTEMIAQNFFLIFSATARFWIGGDDPVADEGIAYLGRLIKLQIVGLKPRPISSRATPQSGEKSPNGRLIYRDRREAGGVPGRCHMDCARPQLALPRDAIFPGGATLPPSRRG, from the coding sequence GTGACGCATGTGAGGGAGCGAAACAAGGCTGAGAAAAGGGAGCGCATAAGGCTGGCGGCCCTGAAGCTGTTTGCCGAACGTGGCTATGACGCCACGACCTTGCGCGACGTGGCGCACGAAGCGCATGTGGCCCTGGGTACATTGTCGCTATATGCTGCGGACAAGCGTGACCTGACGCTGCTGGTGTTCAACGAAATCACCCTTGAGATCATGGAACATGCGATCGATCTGGTAAGGGCGGCGGACCAGCCGCTCGATGAGCGTATCCTCGCCTTTTTCAGCCCCTTTTATCGTGACTGGGCCAGCAATCCGCGTCTCGCCCGCATCTTTCTTCAGGTCAATTATTATTCCGGCGGCATGCACGGCGAGGAATATCAGCGCACACGCCGCGCCGTCGCACGGCAGGTTGAACTGCTGGTGGAGGATGCGATCCGTAAAGGAGAGATCAATCCCGGCGAAACGACCGAGATGATCGCCCAGAATTTCTTCCTTATCTTTTCGGCGACGGCCCGTTTCTGGATCGGTGGCGACGATCCGGTGGCCGACGAGGGCATCGCCTATCTCGGACGATTGATAAAGTTGCAGATCGTTGGATTGAAGCCCAGGCCGATCAGCAGCCGGGCGACCCCGCAGTCAGGCGAAAAAAGCCCGAATGGACGATTGATCTATCGCGACAGGCGGGAAGCGGGCGGGGTGCCCGGCCGTTGCCATATGGACTGCGCTCGTCCCCAGCTTGCTTTGCCGCGCGACGCGATATTTCCGGGAGGGGCCACGTTGCCGCCGTCGCGCCGGGGATGA
- a CDS encoding VOC family protein gives MTRSNSSDRVAGIHRIALQMPDMAEAVRFYRDTWKLRPAGKDGEYHAFRTADCAHDDFLLKQGPSRIAHLAFAVASMEALDGFAARLAAAGFRVSVPGDALPRSDAAAIAVTDPDGREVRLVVPAGDTAPASGDIDPLGPLAIGHVVLWTPDQPAAEQFYGLLGFQVTDRTHAGMSFLRCNADHHTLALMKSKTGRTGVQHIAFDVGSLDNVMRNFGRLRDQGLDCAWGVGRHGPGNNIFSYYADPAGNFVEYYGDMEVFPVDDLVEARIWGPEHKGDIWGVAGIPPLAFRE, from the coding sequence ATGACGCGCAGCAACAGTTCAGATCGTGTCGCAGGCATCCACAGGATCGCCCTGCAAATGCCGGACATGGCCGAGGCCGTGCGTTTTTATCGCGACACCTGGAAGCTGCGACCGGCGGGCAAGGATGGTGAGTATCACGCCTTTCGCACGGCCGATTGCGCGCATGACGATTTCCTGCTGAAGCAGGGGCCTTCGCGGATTGCGCATCTGGCCTTCGCCGTCGCTTCGATGGAGGCACTGGACGGATTTGCCGCGCGGCTTGCGGCAGCCGGCTTTCGGGTGTCGGTCCCCGGAGATGCGCTGCCGCGCAGCGACGCGGCGGCCATTGCGGTGACGGACCCGGACGGCCGGGAAGTGAGGCTGGTCGTGCCAGCCGGGGATACGGCTCCCGCGTCAGGCGACATCGATCCTCTCGGCCCGCTCGCCATCGGCCATGTCGTATTGTGGACGCCCGATCAGCCGGCCGCTGAACAATTTTACGGGCTTCTGGGGTTTCAGGTGACCGACCGGACCCATGCGGGCATGTCCTTCCTGCGCTGCAATGCGGACCATCACACGCTGGCGCTGATGAAAAGCAAGACCGGGCGGACGGGCGTGCAGCATATCGCCTTCGATGTGGGGTCGCTGGACAATGTGATGCGCAATTTCGGGCGGCTGCGCGATCAGGGGCTGGATTGCGCCTGGGGTGTCGGACGGCATGGGCCGGGCAATAATATATTCAGCTATTATGCCGATCCGGCGGGCAATTTCGTCGAATATTATGGCGACATGGAAGTATTTCCGGTCGACGATCTGGTTGAAGCCCGGATCTGGGGGCCGGAGCATAAGGGTGACATATGGGGGGTCGCCGGTATCCCCCCGCTGGCCTTTCGCGAATAG
- a CDS encoding aldehyde dehydrogenase family protein has protein sequence MNGLTKSTRMLIGGELVESEGGAWMDAIDPATEDVIGRFPAGNDRDVAKAVDAADRAWPQWNAMGVAARAEAMRNFGRKILERADELLEVEVRDTGNTIAPMRGDVKHGVASIDYYAGLGYELKGETIPATPDNLHFTVREPYGVVARIVPFNHPVMFATARTAGALMAGNAVVVKPPETASLSALILSEIAREALPPGVFNIVTGTGAGVGAPLVRHPAVKRIAFIGSAGTGMAIQRMAAEVAVKHVTLELGGKNPMIVFPDVDPQSIIASAIAGMNFSWQGQSCGSTSRLLLHESIYDEVVAGLVERINAIRVGDPMDETSQMGAINSKVQYDKVLNYIEMAKREGATLLAGGQRPTGPGFEKGFWVRPTLFGDVTQDMRIANEEVFGPLLSVMKWSTFDQALEIANAVDLGLTASIWTNNIDDALGAARRVRAGYVWINSVGPHYPAMNYGGYKNSGTGREEGLEEMLSYTEQKVYNIALRR, from the coding sequence ATGAATGGCCTGACGAAATCCACCCGCATGTTGATCGGCGGTGAACTTGTGGAGAGCGAGGGTGGCGCGTGGATGGACGCGATTGACCCTGCGACGGAAGATGTGATCGGTCGCTTTCCTGCGGGTAACGATCGCGACGTTGCGAAGGCGGTGGACGCGGCGGACAGGGCATGGCCACAATGGAATGCGATGGGCGTCGCCGCGCGGGCCGAAGCCATGCGCAATTTCGGCCGCAAGATCCTGGAACGGGCTGACGAGCTGCTTGAGGTCGAAGTGCGCGACACCGGTAACACGATCGCGCCGATGCGAGGCGATGTGAAGCATGGCGTGGCGAGTATCGATTATTATGCGGGGCTTGGTTATGAACTGAAGGGCGAAACCATCCCCGCTACCCCGGACAATCTGCACTTCACAGTGCGCGAACCTTACGGCGTCGTGGCGCGGATCGTGCCCTTTAACCATCCGGTGATGTTCGCGACGGCGCGCACCGCGGGCGCGCTGATGGCAGGCAATGCGGTCGTGGTGAAGCCGCCCGAAACCGCCTCGCTTTCGGCTTTGATCCTGTCGGAGATCGCACGGGAAGCGCTGCCGCCCGGCGTGTTCAACATCGTGACCGGTACCGGCGCTGGCGTGGGCGCGCCGCTGGTGCGGCACCCGGCGGTCAAGCGCATCGCGTTCATCGGCTCGGCGGGCACCGGCATGGCGATCCAGCGGATGGCGGCGGAAGTGGCGGTCAAGCATGTGACGCTGGAACTGGGCGGCAAGAACCCGATGATCGTGTTCCCCGATGTCGATCCGCAATCGATCATCGCATCGGCGATCGCCGGCATGAACTTTTCGTGGCAGGGTCAGTCATGCGGATCGACCAGCCGGCTGCTCCTTCACGAGAGCATTTATGACGAGGTGGTGGCGGGTCTGGTCGAACGGATCAACGCGATCCGGGTCGGCGATCCGATGGACGAAACCAGCCAGATGGGGGCGATCAACTCGAAGGTCCAGTATGACAAGGTGTTGAACTATATCGAGATGGCGAAGCGCGAAGGCGCAACGCTGCTTGCCGGTGGTCAGCGCCCGACCGGTCCGGGTTTTGAAAAAGGCTTCTGGGTGCGTCCGACATTGTTCGGGGACGTGACCCAGGACATGCGCATCGCCAATGAGGAAGTGTTCGGTCCGCTTCTCTCCGTCATGAAATGGTCGACTTTCGATCAGGCGCTGGAGATCGCCAATGCGGTCGATCTGGGGCTTACCGCGTCGATCTGGACCAACAATATCGACGATGCGCTCGGCGCCGCACGACGCGTGCGCGCCGGCTACGTCTGGATCAATTCGGTCGGCCCGCATTATCCCGCGATGAACTACGGCGGTTATAAGAATAGCGGCACCGGGCGCGAGGAGGGATTGGAGGAAATGCTCTCCTATACCGAACAGAAGGTCTACAATATCGCCTTGCGGCGTTAG
- a CDS encoding IS5 family transposase — protein MPKPTPTKYRTTNWPEYNAALKRRGSLEVWFDPGMAWFAVPDGRAGRPLRFSAQAIEFCLTLKGLFQLPLRQVTGLVQSLLRMTGLDWPVPDYTTLCRRQRTLPVELGGRPSSGGLHLLVDSTGIKMMGEGEWKTRKHGASRRRQWRKVHIGIDAGTLDIRAIEGTTNAAGDAPTLPDLLAQIPDEERIVSVGGDGAYDTKDCHAAIAERGADPIIPVRRNGRSWTKDGPGVDARNETLRAMKYLGRTIWKKWSGYHRRSLVETKMHCFKLLGSRLAARTFERQITELKVRAAILNRFSQIGTPNTVRVV, from the coding sequence ATGCCCAAGCCGACGCCCACGAAGTATCGCACGACCAACTGGCCCGAGTATAACGCTGCGCTGAAGAGGCGCGGGTCGCTGGAGGTTTGGTTTGATCCTGGGATGGCGTGGTTTGCGGTTCCGGACGGGCGTGCAGGACGTCCGCTGCGCTTTTCCGCTCAGGCGATCGAGTTTTGCCTGACGCTGAAGGGGTTGTTCCAGCTTCCTTTGCGTCAGGTGACGGGGCTGGTCCAAAGCCTGCTCAGGATGACGGGTCTGGACTGGCCCGTACCGGATTATACGACACTGTGCCGCCGCCAGCGGACCTTGCCGGTGGAGTTGGGCGGACGCCCCAGTTCAGGCGGCCTGCACCTTCTGGTGGACAGCACCGGTATCAAGATGATGGGCGAAGGCGAGTGGAAGACGAGGAAGCACGGCGCGTCCCGGCGTCGCCAGTGGCGCAAGGTGCATATCGGGATCGACGCCGGGACCCTCGACATCCGGGCGATTGAAGGGACGACCAATGCCGCCGGCGATGCGCCGACCCTGCCGGACCTGCTGGCGCAGATCCCGGACGAAGAGCGGATCGTCAGCGTCGGTGGCGACGGTGCCTATGACACCAAAGACTGCCATGCGGCCATTGCCGAACGCGGCGCCGATCCGATCATCCCGGTTCGCCGCAACGGCCGATCATGGACAAAGGACGGTCCCGGCGTCGATGCCCGCAATGAGACGCTGCGGGCGATGAAATATCTGGGTCGGACAATCTGGAAGAAGTGGAGCGGCTATCATCGCCGCAGTCTGGTCGAAACCAAAATGCACTGCTTCAAGCTGCTGGGCTCCCGCCTCGCAGCGCGCACCTTTGAGCGTCAGATAACCGAGCTCAAAGTCCGTGCCGCAATCCTCAATCGCTTCTCACAAATAGGAACGCCCAATACCGTCCGCGTCGTATAA
- a CDS encoding NAD-dependent succinate-semialdehyde dehydrogenase — protein MTGASENQPAYLGSLSVNPATGETIALHPWLDERQVGEAVDAASAAFEQWRHIQHRERAAALRKLADALEARAEALAQLISLEMGKPILRSRGEVAKCAALCRWYADHAERLLADEPVDMGGDGKAVVRYRPLGIVLAVMPWNFPLWQVLRAAVPVIAGGNAMLLKHADNVQGCANALADCFRAADFPAGLFANIHVPRTQIASLLADPRVVGVSVTAGTAAGGAIAAEAGRNLKKSVLELGGSDPFIVLADADLDRAVPAAIEARFQNSGQVCIAAKRLIVEAPIAEAFTARFVAAAEALVCGDPLDDATDLGPLARARARDELHSQVERSLAMGARLLAGGQTPDGPGAFYPPTVLAEVTPAMPVFREETFGPVAAIIVADDSDHAVRLANDSDFGLSGAIWSGDRARATTLARRIETGAVHVNGVPVSDPRVPIGGVRQSGYGRELSHFGIREFCNAQLVWEHG, from the coding sequence ATGACGGGCGCTTCGGAAAACCAACCCGCGTATCTCGGCTCGCTTTCGGTCAATCCGGCGACGGGCGAGACGATCGCGCTGCATCCCTGGCTGGACGAGCGCCAAGTGGGCGAGGCCGTCGACGCCGCATCGGCGGCGTTCGAACAGTGGCGGCATATACAGCATCGGGAACGCGCAGCGGCCCTCCGCAAACTCGCAGACGCGCTGGAGGCGCGGGCGGAAGCGCTCGCCCAGCTGATCTCGCTGGAAATGGGCAAGCCGATCCTCCGCTCTCGCGGCGAGGTTGCCAAATGCGCGGCGCTCTGCCGGTGGTACGCGGACCATGCCGAACGGCTGCTCGCCGATGAACCGGTCGATATGGGCGGCGACGGCAAAGCCGTTGTCCGCTATCGCCCGCTCGGCATCGTGCTTGCGGTGATGCCGTGGAACTTCCCGCTCTGGCAGGTCTTGCGCGCTGCGGTTCCCGTGATCGCCGGCGGCAATGCGATGCTGCTGAAGCACGCCGACAATGTGCAAGGGTGCGCCAACGCATTGGCCGACTGTTTTCGCGCGGCGGACTTTCCCGCCGGACTGTTTGCAAACATCCATGTCCCGCGCACGCAAATCGCGTCGTTGCTCGCGGATCCGAGGGTGGTCGGCGTATCGGTGACTGCAGGAACGGCGGCTGGCGGTGCGATCGCCGCAGAGGCAGGGCGTAATCTCAAGAAATCGGTGCTCGAACTCGGCGGATCGGACCCTTTCATAGTCTTGGCGGACGCTGACCTCGACCGCGCCGTTCCCGCTGCGATCGAAGCGCGGTTCCAGAACAGCGGACAGGTTTGCATCGCCGCCAAGCGGCTCATCGTGGAGGCGCCGATCGCCGAGGCCTTTACGGCGCGCTTCGTCGCCGCAGCCGAGGCGCTGGTGTGCGGCGATCCGCTCGACGACGCCACGGACCTGGGGCCGCTTGCGCGCGCGCGCGCGCGCGACGAACTCCATTCGCAGGTGGAGCGCAGCCTGGCGATGGGCGCGCGGCTGCTTGCCGGCGGCCAGACCCCCGATGGACCCGGCGCTTTCTATCCTCCAACCGTGCTTGCGGAGGTCACGCCTGCGATGCCGGTATTTCGCGAAGAGACGTTCGGGCCGGTCGCGGCAATCATCGTGGCTGACGATTCCGACCATGCGGTGCGCCTAGCTAATGACAGCGATTTCGGCCTTTCGGGAGCGATCTGGAGCGGCGACAGGGCGCGCGCGACCACGCTCGCCCGGCGCATCGAAACCGGTGCGGTTCATGTGAACGGGGTTCCCGTTTCGGATCCTCGGGTGCCGATCGGCGGCGTCCGGCAAAGCGGTTATGGTCGCGAACTTTCCCACTTCGGAATCCGCGAATTCTGCAACGCCCAGCTGGTCTGGGAACATGGATGA
- the hpaI gene encoding 4-hydroxy-2-oxoheptanedioate aldolase, producing the protein MNAFKQAIGEHRAQIGFWQALASPYTCEISAGAGFDWLLIDAEHGPSDVPLVLAQLQAAGAYPVEPVVRLPIGDPVLIKQYLDIGARSLLIPMVEDAAAAAAMVRATRYPPHGIRGVGTAIGRGSRWNRTPGYIHNAADDICLLVQVESRAALAHVDAIARTEGVDGVFIGPSDLAADLGHLGDAAHPEVQEAIEGAIAAIRAAGKPVGMLIADEALARRYLEIGASFVAVGTDVTILARGAEALAARFSRGVQHPDNGGKGSVY; encoded by the coding sequence GTGAATGCGTTCAAGCAGGCGATCGGCGAGCATCGTGCGCAGATCGGTTTCTGGCAGGCGCTGGCCTCGCCCTACACGTGCGAGATTTCGGCGGGGGCCGGCTTCGACTGGCTGCTGATCGATGCCGAGCATGGCCCGAGCGACGTTCCGCTCGTCCTCGCCCAGTTGCAGGCGGCGGGCGCCTACCCGGTAGAGCCCGTTGTCCGCTTGCCCATAGGCGATCCCGTGCTGATCAAGCAATATCTCGACATCGGCGCACGATCGCTGCTGATCCCCATGGTCGAGGACGCCGCCGCGGCCGCCGCGATGGTTCGCGCGACACGCTATCCGCCGCACGGCATCCGCGGGGTCGGGACGGCGATCGGGCGCGGCAGCCGGTGGAACCGCACGCCGGGCTATATCCACAATGCGGCCGATGATATCTGCCTGCTCGTGCAGGTCGAAAGCCGGGCGGCGCTGGCCCATGTCGATGCGATCGCGCGAACCGAGGGGGTCGATGGCGTATTTATCGGTCCGTCCGACCTCGCCGCCGATCTGGGGCATCTTGGCGACGCCGCGCATCCCGAGGTGCAGGAGGCGATCGAGGGCGCGATCGCCGCGATCCGCGCGGCGGGAAAACCCGTCGGCATGCTGATCGCCGACGAGGCGTTGGCGCGGCGCTATCTGGAAATCGGGGCAAGCTTCGTTGCGGTCGGAACCGACGTGACGATCCTGGCGCGCGGCGCCGAGGCGCTCGCTGCGCGCTTTTCCCGCGGCGTCCAGCATCCGGATAATGGCGGCAAGGGCAGCGTATATTGA
- the hpaH gene encoding 2-oxo-hept-4-ene-1,7-dioate hydratase, translated as MAGARRIDDFGGVTLDGDAIAAAARALDEAERTGRQIRLLSETYAGLTMDDAYAIQTEWVRMKAAAGDPVIGWKIGLTSKAMQAALSIDIPDSGVLLRSMAFDNGAHIAPGRFIQPRIEAEIAFVMRTGLEPEEISAEAILAATDYVAPALEILDTRITRKDPETGRLRNVCDTISDNAANGGIVLGAPVRDLAALDLRFVGAIVSKDGEVEETGLGAGVLGDPLVSMAWLVERLATCGDRVEAGQVILSGSFIRPIEAPPGSDIAADFGPFGRVECRFG; from the coding sequence ATGGCCGGGGCGCGGCGGATCGATGATTTCGGCGGTGTGACGCTGGATGGCGACGCCATTGCGGCGGCCGCGCGGGCGCTGGACGAGGCGGAGCGGACGGGGCGGCAGATCCGCCTCCTCAGCGAGACCTATGCCGGCCTGACGATGGACGATGCCTATGCCATCCAGACGGAATGGGTGCGAATGAAGGCGGCGGCGGGCGATCCCGTGATCGGGTGGAAGATCGGGCTGACGTCGAAAGCGATGCAGGCGGCGCTGTCGATCGACATTCCGGATTCGGGGGTGCTTCTGCGGAGCATGGCGTTCGACAATGGCGCCCACATCGCCCCAGGCCGCTTCATCCAGCCGCGGATCGAGGCGGAGATTGCCTTCGTCATGCGCACCGGCCTTGAGCCGGAAGAAATTTCGGCCGAAGCGATCCTCGCGGCGACCGATTATGTGGCTCCGGCGCTCGAAATTCTCGATACCCGGATTACCCGCAAAGATCCGGAAACGGGTCGGCTCCGCAACGTATGCGACACCATCTCGGACAATGCGGCGAACGGCGGCATCGTCCTGGGTGCGCCGGTCCGCGACCTTGCGGCGCTGGACCTCCGCTTTGTCGGTGCGATCGTCTCGAAGGACGGCGAGGTTGAGGAGACCGGGCTGGGCGCCGGGGTGCTGGGCGATCCGCTCGTCTCGATGGCATGGCTCGTCGAGCGCCTCGCCACGTGCGGCGACCGGGTCGAGGCGGGGCAGGTCATATTGTCGGGCTCGTTCATTCGCCCGATCGAAGCGCCGCCGGGCAGTGATATCGCCGCCGATTTCGGACCCTTTGGGCGGGTCGAGTGCCGGTTCGGCTGA
- a CDS encoding cupin domain-containing protein — MSQPLFIEASGPLPERDAPWEPIVITKEQIDAEVQRLAAMPCPANGRRRSYFQHPRNERSIGLAPGIQVSLDVLLPGEETATFRQNSTQVNFVIGGRGETEISGQRRETALYDVWNTPSMRIYRHKNIDDDLYVRLTYSNGALLDMMNIHVVEENPQPLLKSIDREDEHEAADSTRVNPYGTFQLHEEGAWMMPYERLINPPSVTSPALYWPWEQVKEHLDKLEALGKDYVGRRLYLLYNPMTGRTNGTTPNFFATMTLRPPKIVDRPHRHSSAAVNYYFSGSGRSTVEGKVYEWKAGDLMLSAPGWSVHNHASHDNGPVYELTIQDQPLNIAMESLLWQESLKEPPALLGAEEGFATNREAVGG; from the coding sequence ATGTCCCAGCCTCTTTTCATCGAAGCCAGCGGTCCGCTGCCCGAGCGCGACGCACCCTGGGAGCCCATCGTCATCACCAAGGAGCAGATCGACGCCGAGGTTCAGCGGCTCGCGGCGATGCCGTGTCCCGCCAACGGCCGCCGTCGCTCCTATTTCCAGCATCCGCGCAACGAGCGGTCGATCGGGCTTGCGCCGGGGATTCAGGTGTCGCTTGACGTGCTTCTGCCCGGCGAGGAAACCGCGACTTTCCGCCAGAATTCGACGCAGGTGAACTTCGTCATCGGCGGCCGCGGCGAGACCGAGATCAGCGGCCAGCGCCGCGAGACCGCGCTCTATGACGTGTGGAACACGCCGTCGATGCGCATCTATCGTCACAAGAATATCGACGACGACCTTTATGTCCGCCTGACCTATTCGAACGGCGCGCTGCTCGACATGATGAATATCCATGTCGTCGAGGAGAATCCGCAGCCGCTGTTGAAGTCGATCGACCGCGAAGACGAGCACGAGGCGGCGGACAGCACGCGCGTCAATCCTTACGGCACCTTCCAGCTGCACGAGGAAGGCGCGTGGATGATGCCCTATGAGCGTCTGATCAACCCGCCATCGGTGACCAGCCCCGCGCTCTACTGGCCGTGGGAGCAGGTCAAGGAGCATCTCGACAAGCTGGAAGCGCTGGGCAAGGATTATGTCGGCCGCCGGCTCTATCTGCTCTATAATCCGATGACCGGGCGTACCAACGGCACCACCCCCAATTTCTTCGCGACGATGACGTTGCGCCCGCCGAAGATCGTCGATCGGCCGCATCGCCACTCGTCCGCGGCGGTGAACTATTATTTCTCGGGTTCGGGGCGGTCGACCGTCGAGGGCAAGGTCTATGAATGGAAGGCGGGCGATCTGATGCTTTCCGCGCCGGGCTGGTCGGTCCATAATCATGCGAGCCATGACAATGGCCCGGTCTATGAACTGACGATCCAGGATCAGCCGCTCAACATCGCGATGGAATCGCTGCTGTGGCAGGAAAGCCTGAAGGAGCCGCCCGCGCTTCTCGGCGCCGAGGAAGGCTTCGCGACCAATCGTGAGGCGGTCGGCGGCTGA
- a CDS encoding ornithine cyclodeaminase family protein: MSEGLWISEAEVVSLMALPQAIDALRDGLREEAAGGASNMVKTHASWANGSTLHAIGAVFDGWGTVGTKTWAHTAGGAMPLLILIDSENGSVQAIIEAFALGQMRTGGISGLGTDVMARPDASRMTMIGTGKQSITQVAAVAAVRPLTRVTVWSPTAVNREALAEKIEAKLGVEAIATQTLDEALDSADIVTLATRARSPFLSADSLPRGVHVNAVGAITPERAEFDPALIARASVIAADSVPQVRKLSREFVDAFGEDEARWQRLRPLSTLVAENAVRPADADLTLFKAMGMGISDLSLGIALFKAAREAGIGRPLPTITRQAPRLTL, encoded by the coding sequence ATGAGCGAAGGGCTTTGGATTTCCGAGGCGGAAGTCGTCTCGCTGATGGCGCTGCCGCAGGCGATCGATGCGCTGCGCGACGGGCTTCGCGAAGAGGCGGCGGGCGGCGCATCGAACATGGTCAAGACGCACGCGAGCTGGGCGAACGGATCGACGTTGCACGCGATCGGCGCGGTGTTCGACGGGTGGGGAACCGTCGGCACCAAGACCTGGGCGCACACGGCCGGGGGCGCGATGCCGCTGCTGATCCTGATCGACAGCGAAAATGGTTCGGTTCAGGCGATCATCGAGGCTTTCGCGCTGGGGCAGATGCGCACGGGCGGCATCAGCGGCCTCGGCACCGATGTCATGGCGCGTCCCGATGCCAGCCGGATGACCATGATCGGAACCGGCAAGCAGAGTATCACGCAGGTGGCGGCGGTGGCGGCTGTACGGCCGCTGACGCGCGTGACCGTGTGGAGCCCGACGGCTGTGAATCGCGAGGCGCTGGCCGAAAAAATCGAAGCGAAGCTCGGCGTGGAAGCGATTGCGACGCAGACGCTCGACGAGGCGCTGGATTCGGCCGATATCGTCACGCTTGCGACCCGCGCGCGATCCCCCTTCCTCAGCGCGGACTCCCTCCCTCGCGGGGTTCATGTGAACGCGGTCGGCGCGATCACGCCCGAGCGCGCCGAATTCGACCCGGCGCTCATCGCCCGCGCTTCGGTGATCGCGGCGGACAGCGTGCCGCAGGTGCGCAAGCTCAGCCGCGAATTCGTCGATGCGTTCGGCGAGGATGAGGCCCGGTGGCAGCGACTGCGTCCCTTGTCGACGCTCGTTGCCGAAAATGCGGTGCGGCCCGCGGACGCCGACCTCACGCTCTTCAAGGCGATGGGCATGGGAATTTCCGACCTGTCGCTCGGTATCGCTCTCTTCAAAGCCGCGCGCGAAGCCGGAATCGGCCGGCCGCTTCCCACCATTACCCGTCAGGCACCGCGCCTGACCCTCTGA